GGGCCACGCGGATGCCATGACCTCCCACGTGCGCCGGCCGAACACGAGCGCCTCCGTCTGCGCGAGGCCTTCGCCGACCACGGGGCCCATCGCGTCCGGGTCGAAGAACGGCATCGACCAGCCTCCGTTCCGGAAGCCGCCGTCGGTGTCCTCCTCGGCGCCGCCGGGTGCCTGCACCACGCCGTCGAGGCTGATGAAGTCGCTCAGGACGATTCGCATGTCACCTCCGACGCCCCGACGGCGCGGAACTCATCGCGCCTTCTACAGCGTCCGGAACAGGCCACCGTCGACGAGGATCTGCGCGCCGTTCACGTAGCTCGCGGCGTCGCTCGCGAGGAACACGCACACGCCGACCATGTCCTCGGGGCGTCCGATCCGCTTCATCGGGTTCAGCGCGGCCGCGCGCTCCTTCGTCCCGGGAGCCCACGCCTTCGTGATGTCCGTGTCGAACGCGCCGGGCAGCACGAGGTTGGCGCGCACCTTCGGCGCGAACGCCGCCGCGAGCCCGAGGGTGAGCGCGTTCAGGCCGGCCTTTGCCATCGCGTACGGGAGGTCCGTCGGGTCGGGGCGCAACGACCCCGCGGTCGTCACGTTGATGATCGATCCCCCGTCGCCGTCCGCCATGCGCGCGCCGAACAGCGCGCCGAGACGGAACGGGCCGCGCGCGTTCACTGCGTGCACCTTGTCGTAGAGCTCTTGCGTGACCGAGGGGAGACCGTCGTAGAGCGGTGACATGCCCGCGTTGTTGACGAGCACGTCGCACCGTCCGAGGTCGCCGTACACCGCGTCGACGAGGCGGTCGCAGTCGTCCCAACGGCCGACGTGACAGGCTACGGGCAGCGCGCGCCGGCCAGTCGCGTCGCGGATCTCCGCGGCCGCCTTCTCGCACGCGTCGAGCTTCCGGCTCGCGATCACCACGTCGCAGCCGGCCGCGGCGAGCCCTTCGGAGACCGCGCGACCGATCCCGCGGCTCCCCCCGGTCACCACCGCGACCTTGCCGGTGAGGTCGAACATCTCGTCGGGTGTCTGCATCTGGGACCGTCCCACTCTCCGATCGCCGTCACCCATCACCCTGGTGTTCCTGCACTCGGTGCGCAACACTGCCGCCCGATGTCGACACGGATCCCGCCCTGGTCGCGCGCGCTCATGCTGCTGTTCGTCGTCGCCGTCGCGGCGTGCTCGAGCAACGGAGTGAAGCACGGCGCGAGTTCGACGA
This window of the Acidimicrobiia bacterium genome carries:
- a CDS encoding glucose 1-dehydrogenase; translation: MQTPDEMFDLTGKVAVVTGGSRGIGRAVSEGLAAAGCDVVIASRKLDACEKAAAEIRDATGRRALPVACHVGRWDDCDRLVDAVYGDLGRCDVLVNNAGMSPLYDGLPSVTQELYDKVHAVNARGPFRLGALFGARMADGDGGSIINVTTAGSLRPDPTDLPYAMAKAGLNALTLGLAAAFAPKVRANLVLPGAFDTDITKAWAPGTKERAAALNPMKRIGRPEDMVGVCVFLASDAASYVNGAQILVDGGLFRTL